The genomic DNA ACTACTTCTTTAATATCCTTTAATACTTCTTCATACTTCTGCGCTTTTAAAGCACCAATATTAATTACCATATCTACTTCCTTGGCTCCCTTTTCCACCGCCCACGACGCCTCAAAAGATTTTACCGCTGTGCTGGTAGCTCCAAGGGGAAAGCCAATCACAGTGCAAACTTTAATTTCAGAGTCTTTTAATATTTGGGACGCAAACGGTACAAAAGCTGGATTAATGCAGACACTCTTAAAGTTAAACTGCTTAGCTTCTTGACATAATTTTTCAATATCGGCATAAGTTGCCGTTGCTTTTAAGAGAGTATGGTCAATCATTTGCGCAATTTCAGTAGGATTTACCATTAATTTTCCTCCTTCTCCAAGGTGAAATAATAAGGTAAAATTTGCTCTAAGGTAAATTCTTTTATGTCCCCTGCCAGATTTGCTAAGTAAATTGTTTTAATCTTAAATTCGGCCATAAACTGCCGGCAAGCTCCACAAGGTGAAATAGGTTTTGCTGTATCACCGATTACCAAAATCGCTTTTAACCTCTTTTCCCCTTCGCTTATGGCTTTAGTAATTGCCACCCTTTCGGCACAAATAGTTAAACCATAGGAAGCATTTTCAATATTTGCTCCTTGATAAATCTTCCCGGATTCACCTAAAACGGCAGCACCTACCTTAAAACCAGAATAAGGAGTATAAGCTTTTTCTCTAGCCTCAATAGCATTTTTTAGTAACAGCTCTTTTAGATTAGACATATCTCTCTACTCCTTTAGCTGTCACCACCGCTTTAATAAATGGAGCCTTTTGAGGTGGCCTACTATCTATTTTAAAAGCTGCAAACACAATTTTTTGTGCATCTTCCAATTTCTTTTTATCATTATAGTGAAGTTTTGCTAAAACTTCACCTTTCTTAACA from Carboxydothermus pertinax includes the following:
- the deoC gene encoding deoxyribose-phosphate aldolase, producing the protein MVNPTEIAQMIDHTLLKATATYADIEKLCQEAKQFNFKSVCINPAFVPFASQILKDSEIKVCTVIGFPLGATSTAVKSFEASWAVEKGAKEVDMVINIGALKAQKYEEVLKDIKEVVKASKEKNSNVIVKVIIETCYLTDAEKVKACELAVEAGADFVKTSTGFGPGGATIEDVRLMKQTVGDKALVKAAGGIRSFADALKMIEAGASRLGTSSGVAIMQGLTSKENY
- a CDS encoding cytidine deaminase → MSNLKELLLKNAIEAREKAYTPYSGFKVGAAVLGESGKIYQGANIENASYGLTICAERVAITKAISEGEKRLKAILVIGDTAKPISPCGACRQFMAEFKIKTIYLANLAGDIKEFTLEQILPYYFTLEKEEN